TGATGTAGATTTTGAAACGCGTGATGATGTTACTATTGGCGAATATTTAAAAATGATTGAATATAAAACAGCTGTTTTGGTTGGTGCTGCCATGAAAATGGGAGCTATTGTAGCCAATGCATCCTTAGAAGATCAACATAGTATTTATGAATTTGGTAAAAATTTGGGTATTGCGTTCCAACTACAAGATGATTATTTAGATGTCTTTGGCGATCCAAAAACTTTTGGAAAACAAGTAGGTGGCGATATTATTGAAAATAAAAAAACCTATTTGTACCTAAAGGCATTGGAATTTTCAAACGAAACGGATAGGTTTGAATTAACCCAATTATTTTCGTCAAACCCAGAAGACCTTTCAGCTAAAATAAATACTGCGAAACAAATTTTTGTATCCTCTGGTTCTGCCGAAGCTACAAAAAATGCCATTCAAGAATATACCCATAAAGCATTTAATGTTTTAAGTACTATTAATATTTCCGATGACAAAAAAGCGCTGCTAAAAGACTTTGGAAACAACCTTATGAATAGAAACGTTTAATGAGTTTACCATCAACATTCGAGGATTTAGTTGAAGAAGCAAATAAGCTGGATTTGTATAAAAATTTAGTACGCCAACTGAATAAGGATTTTTTATTGGCTAATATCAATTTAGATTTTCATGAAGATGTTTTGCCTACCAGTTTAAAATTGTTACTTCACGAAACAATTTATAAACTTATCCAGGAAAAATTTACCGAATATTTAAACCTGCTTTATATTATTGATGTTTCAGAAAAGCGAATAAAAGCTTTAAATGGCGAAGACATTCTCAAGCTATCTGAAGATGTCATGTTTTTAATTCTGCAACGTGAATGGCAAAAAGTGTGGTTTAGAAATAAGTACAAATAAATTAAATAAGATAAATTTGTCCTATTTAAAAATATATCTTATATTTGTATCAAATTAAGTAATTATTATGTTTTCAAAAGCTTGTGAGTATGGTATTAAAGCGTCTATTTTCATTGCGATAAATTCGTATGAAGGTAAACGTGTAAGCCCAAAAGAAATAGCTGAAGAAATCAATTCTCCGCAAGCATTTACGGCAAAAATTTTGCAGGCATTGGTAAGGCATAAAGTTATTAATTCAGTAAAAGGCGCTTATGGCGGTTTTGAGGTTGATAAAAATGAGCTTAAATACATTAAGCTTTCGCAAATTGTAAAGGCCATTGATGGCGATAACATTTATAACGGATGTGGTTTGGGTTTAGAAAAGTGCGATGAAAACCATCCCTGTCCAGTGCATGATAAGTTTAAGGGCGTTAGGGATGAACTAAAACAAATGTTAGAGAACACCAGTTTGGAAGAACTTGCCCTGAACATAAAATCGGGCGCGTCTTTTTTAAAGGCTTAAAAAAATTTGAATATAAATAGGATAAAATTATCCGAAATAAATAACATGATGGAAACAATAAGTAAAAACACCCAAAAACAAATAGGGCACTTTGTTGCCGAAGATTTTAGAACCGCAGCGGTATTTACAAAATATAAAATTGATTTTTGTTGCAATGGCAACAGAACCATTGAAGAGGCCTGCACTAAAAAAGGCATAGACAGTAATATGCTAATTGATGAACTTGAAACCGTTTTGAGCTCTAAAACAGACCAAACGATTGATTATAAATCATGGCCTTTAGATTTATTGGCAGAATATATTGAGAAAAAGCATCACCGCTATGTGGAAGAAAAAATCCCCATTTTGCGTCAGTTTTTAGATAAATTGTGTAACGTTCATGGCGAAAGACATCCAGAATTGTTTGAAATTAATAAACTTTTTACAGCTTCAGCAGGTGAATTGACAGCTCACATGAGAAAAGAAGAATTGGTTCTTTTTCCTTTTGTGAAAAGAATGGTGAACGCAAAATTGGGACATACTACCATACAGCCGCCACCATTTGGAACAGTTGAGAACCCAATAGCTATGATGATGCAAGAGCACGATAATGAAGGGGTACGCTTTAGACAAATTGCTGAGTTGACAAATAACTACACGCCACCTGCCGATGGTTGTAATACCTACATAGTTACCTTTGCCATGTTAAACGAGTTTGAACAGGATTTACATTTACACATTCATTTAGAGAATAATATTCTATTCCCCGAAGCTATTAAATTAGAACAACAATTTGGTTAATAGCAATAGCTTCAATTAAAAAATCCAGAAAGACTTTTTGATTTTCTGGATTTTCTATGTTTATTGGTACATCACTTAAAGATAATTTGTAATGCCTAAAAAACTTGTTTTAGTATGCTTGCTTAACTTTTTTATAGCAGCTGTTTTTGGGTTATTATTGCGATATGCTTTTGTACAGCCAATGTCACTTAACTATCGGTTTTTAACGCATGCCCATTCGCATGTTGCTATGTTAGGTTGGGTGTATTTAATGCTTTTTACGCTCATAGTCCACTATTTTATTCCTGATAAGAAGCCTATTTATAATCGGTTGTTTTGGGTCACCGAATTTGCCGTTGTTGGTATGTTGTTTAGTTTTCCTTTTCAGGGGTATGCAGCGGTTTCCATTGCGTTTTCAACATTACATATTTTTTGTAGTTACTATTTTGCTTACTTAATTTTCAAACATCATAAAACCAAAAACAAAGTTACAAGTCGTTTACTTAAATGGGCATTGGCTTTTATGCTACTATCAACTATTGGTGTGTGGTGTTTAGGACCCGCAGTTGTTATGCTTGGACAAGCATCGGCATTTTACCAAATAGCGATTCAGTTCTTTTTGCATTTTCAGTTTAATGGGTGGTTTTTGTTGGCTGTTATTGCTGTGTTTTTTCATAAATTACAACTTCAAGATTCGAAAGAGTTTCGATTATTTTTTAAATTTTTAATCATAGCGACCATTCTCACTTTTGCATTGCCTGTAAACTGGTTTGCGCCACATCCTGTTTTGGTATGGATTAATGGTATTGGGGTTATTTGCCAGTTATTTGCTTTATACTATTTTATAATAATTATAAAACCGGCATTAAAAGCGTTCATTAAAACACAGGCCAGCGTTACTAAGTTCATGTATGATTTTGCATTGGTTTGCTTTGTGCTTAAAATGCTGCTGCAATCGGCATCTTTAATTCCTGAAGTTTCAAACGTAGCATATCAACATAGAAATTTCGTCATTGGGTTTATCCATTTAAGCATGTTGGGTGTTATTTCCGGGTTTTTATTTGCCTTTTTATTACAAAATAGTTTAATAAAGCATTCTAAAACACTAACTTTCGGGATGTATGCCTTTATCTTTGGTTTTGTATTAACGGAACTTATTTTATTAATTCAAGGAGGCTTTTTTTACTTTGGAATAGGTCTGTTACCAAATTATTACTTAATACTATTCTTATGCAGTATCTTATTGCCTTTAGGTATTGGATGCTTCATTATCAACATTATAAACACTAGAAAAAATGTCGCAGAAACCACTTAAACGTCACAAAGCGTTACAACCTTTAAGCAGAGAGCATCACCATGGTTTATTGCTATCATGGAAAATTAGAGCAGGATTCAGCAAAAATATTGAACCAGAACGCATCAAGGTGTATGCCGATTGGTTTTTTAAAACACATTTAATTCCGCATTTTGAAATGGAAGAACAGTTTGTTTTTCCGGTTTTGGAATCAAATAATGAGCTTGTAAAAAAAGCACTAGAAGACCATACACTTTTAAAGCGTTTATTTGAAGATGACCATATAGAAATTGCTTTAAGCCAGATTGAAAAAGCACTAGATGAACATATTCGATTTGAAGAACGCGTTTTGTTTCCGGAAATTCAAAAAGCGGCTACCGAATTGGAATTACTGGAGATAGAAAAAATTCATCAGGAAACGGATTTTGTGGATAAGCTTGATGATCAATTTTGGAAGTAAATCTGGTATTGGCTAGGTTTAATCCCAATCCAATAATCTTTTTTCACCTTCAAGTTTTTGAATATCGGTTACATCCTGAGACATCTCAACAACACCTTTATATGTTTTGTTTTTATCCCGGATGGCAAAATACCGGATATGGATGATTCTTCCTTTAAAATTAAACCAAAATTCAGCAACATCTTTAGTGCCTAATCTGAATTCTTCAACAATACGTAACACCATATTAACGCTTTTTGGCGGATGGCAAAACCGTACTTCTCGACCAATGATGCCTTTGCTTCTTGCAAAAACACGGTCGTTTCCTCGATTGTAGAAAATAACTTTATCGTTTTCGTCAACAAAGGTAATATCGACAGGTAAAAAACTTAAAAGTAAATTGACTTGTTCAGGTGTCATATAACCTTCATCGTAATGAAAGGTGTTTTCTAACGAAAATGATAAATCCCTCTGACTGTGATCTTGACTTGGATGAAGGTAGGCTTCTTCTTTTGCAACTGCAGGATAAGGTGTTGGTTTTTCTTTTAGCATCCAACCAATTTCCTCGTCACCTATATAAAAATCCTTCCATTCTTCTTCGGTTATCAGTTCCATGGCGTTTGGAAACAGTCTTATATCTTCAATAGTCAACAAGCGTTCGATGCCATTTAATAAATAGGGGATATTCTCAATAATTTTTTCAATATCTTTTTTAACGTTGTAGTTATTTAATAACTTTATTTGTTCCCGCAAATTATCATGAAACGACCACATGCCTTGACTGGGGCCTTCCCAACCATGCTTCTCTAAATAAGGAAATAATTGATTTTCTTTTCGTGCAAAACGTTTTTCAATGGTGGTTAATTGGTTGAAAATATTTAAATATTTCTGAAAATCTTCAATAGGATTGACGTCTTTTAATTCTAAAATTAAATCTTGTATTAAAGCGCTTTCAGTATAATAGACTTTTACGGGGTGTCCTTCTGTTAAGGTTTCAACAATGGGGTAAAATGAGTTCACTTTTTATGTTTTTTATTATGGAAGAGGCTGTCTAAAAAGTCCTTTAAATTTAATTTGTCAGGTTGAGCTTGTCGAAACCGATATTGATTATCAGTAAGTTAAAATATTTCGACAAAGCCTGTGCTGAGCTTGTCGAAGTGCTCAATATGACATAGAACTAGACTTTTTAGACAGCCTCTTTATGATTAAATAATTTTTTAGGGTGTCATCTGTAAAATAGTTTCAATGGTGTCTTTATTGTCAACTCCCAGGCCTTCTTGTTGGTGCTTTAGTTCCCCTTGCGGATTGAATACAGATATGATGTTGGAATGTGAAAAATCTATAGGTGAAATTTCTTTGTATTTTACCGATAACACATTGGCGAACTCACGAACACCACTTTCGCTACCCTGCAAAAAAGTCCAATGTATGTCGTCCATAAGGTTTTCTTTGGCAAAGGCTTTTAGTTTTTCGGGGGTGTCGGTTTCTGGGTCGATGCTTACCATAACAAACTGAGTATTTTTTGTTTTTTCATCGGGAATTTGAGATTCAATGTGACGCATATCGGCAACCAATCGGGGACAAGCTGCTTTACATGAGGTATAAATCATGACCATTACCAAAGTTTTTCCTTTTAAATCTTTAAGTTGAATAGCCTTGCCTTCTTCAGTATGCCAAATAGAAGTTAAATTGAATATGGATTCTTCTGAAATTCCACCATCCTCCACTAATTCTGAGTTGTTTTCAACAAGCGTTAAGTCCATCTTACAAATCGGGCAACTTCCTTTTTCGCTATACGTTTTATCGCCTTCACATTGCATAGGACACTGATATACTTCAGTAATATCGTCTTTTGATTTTTTATCAGATTTACAGCTTTGAAATGCTAAAGTGGTTATTAAGACTAGAGATATGTATTTTAAATACTTCATGGTTTTATTTTAGATTGATATCTTTCACACAACGAAATCCTAAATTTTTCATAGAATATTTGGCTTTTAAGCTACCACGAATGGCATAACGCATAAAAGCAGCATAATTCATTAAATCGGTAGCATTTACTGCGGCACTACCACAAAAAAGATTGCTGTCCTTGTCAACGTCTTTTCTTGATTCTCCAGTAATTAAAACGGAGTTAAAGTCTAAAGTCCATTCCCAAACCAAACCATGTAAATCGTGTACACCCCAAGCATTTTTTGGTGTGCGTCCAATGCTATTTTCATTAGATCGAGGGGCTTCATACCAAGCTAATATCTGTTTGTTGTATGAAGGCTTCACACGCGCATCCTTGGTTGTTTCGTCAGCCATAGCCACATATTCCCATTCATCAACGGTTGGTAAACGCTTGCCTTGACATTCACAATAGTCTTTAGCAGCAAACCAAGACACATAGGTAACAGGACTATCTGGTTTTTCTGAATCTTTAAGTTCTAAATCATTTTTCCAATTCGATAAATAGCTATCATCCACAAATAATTTGATGCTTTTCGTTTTTTGCCACTTTGGATATTTCTTAACAAAAGCAACATATTCTGCATTTGTAACAGGATAGATGTCCATTTCGAAATCTTTTACTTCAACAACGGTAGAATCTCTTCCGTATAGTGGGATATAACGATTCCCTTTTATGGAAACCATGCCTTTAGATTGTGCGAAAAGCATGGGCTGAAGCACTAATAAAGCAAGCAATATTCTAAAGGCATGGTATTTCATTATTTCTTTTGTTTTACTTTATCTACCATAGCTTTAGTAACTATTTTTTTGGAGTTGCCCCAACTATTATAGACATAGGTTAATACATTTGCAATCTCATCGGATGATAACATTTGCCGTGTCATAACGCTGTTGTATTTCTGACCATTTACGGTGATTTCTCCTGTTAGTCCGTTAAGTACAACCCCAATGGCTCTATCTACATCGGCATTTAAGTAATCGGATTTTGCCAATGGCGGGAAAGCGTTTGGAACGCCTTGTCCTTCACCTTGGTGACAAGCAAAGCAAGTTTGCATATAGGCTTGTTTTCCAAATTCCATTTGTTCTTCAAACGATTTTGCAGGTACTTCTGAAGCTATAATTTCACCAGTTGTTGGCATCGTTTGAATACCAGGGCCTTCAGGCAAATAAATGTCGTCGCGTATTTCTCCTGAGTATATTTTTTTGTCTTCTTCGCCTTCTACTTTCAGCATGCCTAAGGCTCCTTTGTTAAAGGCTCTAAAAATAGAGTGGTCCACTAGAATAAATGTTCCTGGTACGTCTACACGAAATTCTATCATAGCAGCACCACCAGCAGGAATTAAAGTAGTTTGGACATTTTTATTAATTAAATCGCCACCTTCTATGTGTACGCGATCAAATATTTCTCCAATAACATGAAAAGACGATACCAATCCTGGCCCACCGTTACCCACAAAGAGTCTAACGGTTTCGCCAACTTTGGCTGTTATGGCATTGTCGCCAGTAAGTGCACCAACTTTGCCATTAAAAACAACATAATCGGCATGTTCATCCACAGCTTTTTGCATATCGAAAGGCTGTAACCCACGTTCGCCATTAGCGCCTTTTGTATAAAAATCGCCTTGCATAATATAGTATTCTTTATCTACTAGCGGTAAACCACCATCAGGTTCTACTAAAATTAAACCATACATACCGTTGGCAATGTGCATGCCAACAGGCGCCGTAGCGCAATGGTACACGTACAATCCTGGGTTTATGGTTTTGAACGAAAACACTTTTTCATGCCCAGGTGCCACAAATGATGATTCGGCACCACCTCCTGGTCCGGTAACGGCGTGTAAATCAATATTGTGTGGCAATTTATTATCTGGATGATTCTGTAAATGGAACTCTACTTCATCGCCAACACGTGTTCTAATAAAACTGCCGGGCACAGTACCTCCAAAGGTCCAATATACATATCTCACGCCGTCGGTCATTTCTCCTTCTTTTTCAAGAATCTCCATTTTTATGATAAGCTTTTTTGCTTTTCTTTTTCCAACTGGCGTTGGCACATGGGGTGGCGATGTTAATTCCGCAATCATTTCTCTGTTTACAGGAATGTCTGCTGCGTTGTCGTAAACCGTTTCTTTGTTATCGAAACAAGATGTTAAAAATAGCATACTGGCTACAGAAAACACAAGTGATAAATTTAAATGTTTCATTTTTAGTGTTTTAGTTTATTGATAGTTTTCGTTGTTTATTATAAAGGATAAAAATATCCTCTTTGTTCAAAAATACGTGTAGAATTTGTTTGAGAATATGATATTTGTCAGATTCTCATAAATTTACGGAATTCGAATTTAATAGTTGAAATTTAACTATTATAAACTTACAAGATAGGCGAGATAGATTTTATTACCAAATTATTGTAGTACAAAAGATAGGTTTATATACCTCCGCTATCGCGAGCATCTCGCTCGTGACGGCATGAGTGTCAGGTGATTGACGATTGACAATTTAGAATTCAGAATTCAGAATTATGGATTCAGAATGTGGAATTGAGAGCACAAATCTTGAAGCAAGAACAGAACCCGAGAGGTTAAAAGATGTTTTAAAACGATGACAAGATACCTTTTACGATTTCTGATTAACGATTGACGATTAACGATTAACGATTGACGATTCCCCTTTCACGATTAACGATTGACGATTGACAATTCCCCTTTCTCTAGACCTATCCCCAATCTAAAAATCTAAAAATCTAAAAAGTCTAACATTCTAAGAAGTCTAACAATCAGAACCCGAGAGGTTAAAAGATGTTTTAAAACGATGACAAGATGCTATTCCCGAATCTTTTCACGATTTCTGATTAACGATTGACGATTGACGATTCACGATTCCCCTTTCACGTTTCACGATTTGGACCTCCCTGATTATAGTTAACCGATTCACCAAAACCCAGAACCCAACACCCAAAACCTTGAACCTTGAACCGAAGAGGACACACCTGCCCAAAAATAGAGGGGTTTTGTTCGAGTTTTGTTCGGGTTTTGTTCAGCTATGGTTCGGGGGTCTATTTTTTGGATGGGGGTTTGTCCGAACAAAGGGTGAACGAAACTAAACTAAGACGGCTGTCATGCCTACTTTACATTTTTAAAATATTCTTGTAAGTGGATTTTTATTATATTCGTAAACCTATAAACGATATAACTACAATGGGGATGGTGTTTGTTGTGGTTATACGATTGTTGTGTGTCACCTTGAGTAGAGTGCAAAATGATAAGTAAATCAGAAAACAAGATAATCCATATAACAGAAGAGTTTAACACATTAAAACTCATTCTTTCCAGTAATTCGCTAAAATTATCATTTTGTAGTGAGGACTTTTACTATGATAATAAAGCAGCCTCAAAGGCAGCTCATCCTATGATTTCATTTTCAGAATATAACATTTCAACAATTGATAATGAAAGAATAACATATGGAAAATATGGCATTGGTTTTTCGAAGGATTGGGCAAAAAACAATAATGTTGGTCCAGTTTTATATGTTGGAACGACTTCTGTAGCAGCAAAAGGAATGAACATTTTACTTAAAGCAAGGCGAAA
This genomic window from Mariniflexile sp. TRM1-10 contains:
- a CDS encoding polyprenyl synthetase family protein; protein product: MQNVQFYQDAFTSHLEGFTQDREPLSLYSPINYILQLGGKRLRPVLTLMTAEIFNADYKIALDAALSIEVFHNFSLVHDDIMDDAPLRRGYQTVHEKWDVNTGILSGDAMLIMAYQLFENYEPVTFQALAKLFSKTALEVCEGQQYDVDFETRDDVTIGEYLKMIEYKTAVLVGAAMKMGAIVANASLEDQHSIYEFGKNLGIAFQLQDDYLDVFGDPKTFGKQVGGDIIENKKTYLYLKALEFSNETDRFELTQLFSSNPEDLSAKINTAKQIFVSSGSAEATKNAIQEYTHKAFNVLSTINISDDKKALLKDFGNNLMNRNV
- a CDS encoding RrF2 family transcriptional regulator encodes the protein MFSKACEYGIKASIFIAINSYEGKRVSPKEIAEEINSPQAFTAKILQALVRHKVINSVKGAYGGFEVDKNELKYIKLSQIVKAIDGDNIYNGCGLGLEKCDENHPCPVHDKFKGVRDELKQMLENTSLEELALNIKSGASFLKA
- the ric gene encoding iron-sulfur cluster repair di-iron protein; this translates as METISKNTQKQIGHFVAEDFRTAAVFTKYKIDFCCNGNRTIEEACTKKGIDSNMLIDELETVLSSKTDQTIDYKSWPLDLLAEYIEKKHHRYVEEKIPILRQFLDKLCNVHGERHPELFEINKLFTASAGELTAHMRKEELVLFPFVKRMVNAKLGHTTIQPPPFGTVENPIAMMMQEHDNEGVRFRQIAELTNNYTPPADGCNTYIVTFAMLNEFEQDLHLHIHLENNILFPEAIKLEQQFG
- a CDS encoding hemerythrin domain-containing protein; amino-acid sequence: MSQKPLKRHKALQPLSREHHHGLLLSWKIRAGFSKNIEPERIKVYADWFFKTHLIPHFEMEEQFVFPVLESNNELVKKALEDHTLLKRLFEDDHIEIALSQIEKALDEHIRFEERVLFPEIQKAATELELLEIEKIHQETDFVDKLDDQFWK
- a CDS encoding DUF438 domain-containing protein, with product MVETLTEGHPVKVYYTESALIQDLILELKDVNPIEDFQKYLNIFNQLTTIEKRFARKENQLFPYLEKHGWEGPSQGMWSFHDNLREQIKLLNNYNVKKDIEKIIENIPYLLNGIERLLTIEDIRLFPNAMELITEEEWKDFYIGDEEIGWMLKEKPTPYPAVAKEEAYLHPSQDHSQRDLSFSLENTFHYDEGYMTPEQVNLLLSFLPVDITFVDENDKVIFYNRGNDRVFARSKGIIGREVRFCHPPKSVNMVLRIVEEFRLGTKDVAEFWFNFKGRIIHIRYFAIRDKNKTYKGVVEMSQDVTDIQKLEGEKRLLDWD
- a CDS encoding SCO family protein, with the protein product MKYLKYISLVLITTLAFQSCKSDKKSKDDITEVYQCPMQCEGDKTYSEKGSCPICKMDLTLVENNSELVEDGGISEESIFNLTSIWHTEEGKAIQLKDLKGKTLVMVMIYTSCKAACPRLVADMRHIESQIPDEKTKNTQFVMVSIDPETDTPEKLKAFAKENLMDDIHWTFLQGSESGVREFANVLSVKYKEISPIDFSHSNIISVFNPQGELKHQQEGLGVDNKDTIETILQMTP
- a CDS encoding formylglycine-generating enzyme family protein, with the protein product MKYHAFRILLALLVLQPMLFAQSKGMVSIKGNRYIPLYGRDSTVVEVKDFEMDIYPVTNAEYVAFVKKYPKWQKTKSIKLFVDDSYLSNWKNDLELKDSEKPDSPVTYVSWFAAKDYCECQGKRLPTVDEWEYVAMADETTKDARVKPSYNKQILAWYEAPRSNENSIGRTPKNAWGVHDLHGLVWEWTLDFNSVLITGESRKDVDKDSNLFCGSAAVNATDLMNYAAFMRYAIRGSLKAKYSMKNLGFRCVKDINLK
- the nirK gene encoding copper-containing nitrite reductase: MKHLNLSLVFSVASMLFLTSCFDNKETVYDNAADIPVNREMIAELTSPPHVPTPVGKRKAKKLIIKMEILEKEGEMTDGVRYVYWTFGGTVPGSFIRTRVGDEVEFHLQNHPDNKLPHNIDLHAVTGPGGGAESSFVAPGHEKVFSFKTINPGLYVYHCATAPVGMHIANGMYGLILVEPDGGLPLVDKEYYIMQGDFYTKGANGERGLQPFDMQKAVDEHADYVVFNGKVGALTGDNAITAKVGETVRLFVGNGGPGLVSSFHVIGEIFDRVHIEGGDLINKNVQTTLIPAGGAAMIEFRVDVPGTFILVDHSIFRAFNKGALGMLKVEGEEDKKIYSGEIRDDIYLPEGPGIQTMPTTGEIIASEVPAKSFEEQMEFGKQAYMQTCFACHQGEGQGVPNAFPPLAKSDYLNADVDRAIGVVLNGLTGEITVNGQKYNSVMTRQMLSSDEIANVLTYVYNSWGNSKKIVTKAMVDKVKQKK